In Streptomyces sp. NBC_01717, one DNA window encodes the following:
- a CDS encoding VMAP-C domain-containing protein gives MTQETGGGAEGGPGQAEAALMDLVRDATVRIHRPGAGYATDGPGQGFLGSGFFIAPSWVLTCAHVAMRGEGREVNVLFRADPYSAELTEVPGVVLAALPETRPAGVTGWPAPDLALIQLRRPVEHTCVYVTERSEAMLRGRKVRCVGWAPSPGGGLTTLSGDCEVKGTYGGWADADQQIRLDGDWLEPGMSGGPVVDVARGEVVGVIKSRLDDHQGGTAVGIERLRSLTVPAGPVETESDDTYQAVFHAHDRYHADRHNSPASTERTWADVQSDLPGPPGRVLSPKRRIDLLGRLAEFPPPVSTRNLLALLDGLPNVHARDLRPAPRGWRDGLGSLYDARVRDRDAALELVVRYCMGVLAADRPFDVPSTRTATKSLWEWVKRVADEDLSRDFRQELVLHWRAVRQHRDQEHQRAPAPMNEPARYGERAFVLLELEPRGWERDLYDWRIGVARPTGEVLPVAEDSQGTGLGALPERLAAPLAEAFRRCDEPDSPAVLQVAVVPALLGLDVDSWQVTPDGLPLGVVRPVVVRRTERGHPPDDEAERRRRARWHSTRNSSMQAEVVDCEDGMGVRVPEVARLHTLAYETVPVLCRYGDRPDPETTAGLVRILDGGFGVALWRRTGEPDGVCSEFHRRALNTVAEARTADRLPQRIHKLRRDVKAERADAFWSYGIVLFYDDPHHVPPGSGQLLEAP, from the coding sequence ATGACGCAGGAGACCGGCGGGGGCGCGGAGGGGGGTCCGGGCCAGGCGGAGGCTGCGCTCATGGACCTCGTGCGGGACGCCACCGTACGCATCCATCGCCCAGGTGCCGGGTATGCCACTGACGGACCCGGCCAGGGCTTCCTGGGAAGCGGCTTCTTCATCGCCCCGAGCTGGGTCCTCACGTGCGCGCATGTGGCCATGCGGGGGGAGGGGCGCGAGGTGAACGTGTTGTTCAGGGCCGATCCGTACAGCGCCGAACTGACCGAGGTCCCCGGTGTGGTGCTCGCCGCACTGCCCGAGACCCGGCCGGCCGGGGTCACCGGCTGGCCCGCTCCCGACCTCGCGCTCATCCAGCTCCGGCGGCCCGTCGAACACACCTGTGTGTACGTCACCGAGCGCTCGGAGGCCATGCTCCGCGGCCGCAAGGTCCGCTGCGTGGGCTGGGCGCCCTCGCCGGGCGGCGGGCTGACGACGCTCAGTGGCGACTGCGAGGTGAAGGGCACGTACGGCGGCTGGGCCGATGCCGACCAGCAGATCCGGCTCGACGGGGACTGGCTGGAGCCCGGAATGTCCGGCGGCCCCGTCGTGGACGTGGCCCGGGGCGAGGTCGTCGGCGTGATCAAGTCGCGGCTCGACGACCACCAGGGCGGCACCGCCGTCGGCATCGAGCGGCTGCGCTCCCTCACGGTCCCCGCCGGGCCCGTGGAGACCGAGTCGGACGATACGTATCAGGCCGTCTTCCATGCCCACGACCGCTACCACGCCGACCGGCACAACAGCCCCGCCTCCACCGAGCGGACCTGGGCCGATGTGCAGAGCGACCTGCCCGGGCCGCCCGGCCGGGTGCTCAGCCCCAAGCGGCGGATCGACCTGCTGGGCAGGCTCGCCGAGTTCCCGCCGCCGGTCAGCACCCGTAATCTGCTGGCGCTCCTCGACGGCCTGCCGAACGTCCACGCGCGTGACCTCCGCCCGGCGCCGCGCGGCTGGCGCGACGGCCTCGGCTCGCTGTACGACGCACGCGTCCGCGACCGCGACGCCGCGCTCGAACTCGTCGTGCGCTACTGCATGGGCGTCCTCGCCGCCGACCGCCCCTTCGACGTGCCCTCCACCCGGACCGCCACGAAGTCCCTCTGGGAATGGGTGAAACGGGTCGCCGACGAGGACCTCTCCCGGGATTTCCGGCAGGAACTCGTGCTGCACTGGCGGGCCGTCCGGCAGCACCGGGACCAGGAGCACCAACGGGCCCCCGCCCCGATGAACGAGCCTGCCCGTTACGGCGAACGCGCCTTCGTCCTGCTGGAGCTGGAGCCGCGCGGCTGGGAACGGGACCTGTACGACTGGCGGATCGGCGTCGCCCGCCCCACCGGGGAGGTCCTGCCCGTCGCCGAGGACAGCCAGGGCACGGGGCTCGGCGCCCTGCCGGAGCGGCTCGCCGCCCCGCTCGCCGAGGCGTTCCGGCGGTGCGACGAGCCGGACAGCCCCGCCGTACTCCAGGTCGCGGTCGTACCGGCGCTGCTCGGCCTGGACGTCGACAGCTGGCAGGTGACCCCCGACGGGCTACCGCTCGGCGTCGTACGCCCGGTGGTCGTCCGCCGCACGGAGCGGGGGCATCCGCCGGACGACGAAGCGGAAAGACGGCGCAGGGCCCGCTGGCACAGCACCCGGAACTCCTCGATGCAGGCCGAAGTCGTCGACTGCGAGGACGGAATGGGGGTACGCGTACCGGAGGTGGCGAGGCTGCACACCCTGGCGTACGAGACCGTGCCGGTCCTCTGCCGGTACGGCGACCGGCCGGATCCCGAGACCACGGCCGGACTGGTGCGGATCCTCGACGGCGGCTTCGGGGTGGCCCTGTGGCGGCGGACCGGGGAACCCGACGGGGTCTGTTCGGAATTCCATCGGCGCGCCCTCAACACCGTCGCGGAGGCCCGCACCGCCGACCGGCTGCCGCAGAGGATCCACAAATTGAGAAGGGACGTGAAGGCGGAACGTGCCGATGCGTTCTGGTCCTACGGCATCGTCCTGTTCTATGACGATCCGCACCATGTGCCGCCGGGTTCCGGGCAGCTCCTGGAGGCGCCGTGA
- a CDS encoding AAA family ATPase, whose translation MSEPSEWLIYRGAGEPHDGIEQLPSPPPWRDFAAREAPDPGDDGAGSDRTDGSATRRLGGHRHIAELHRPGAEELEMINAALYLRRPLLVTGSPGAGKSTLAHSVAHELRLGRVLRWPIVSRSTLLDGLYHYDAIARLQDVQIAAHGAAAGTVRHDASENVGSYIRLGPLGTALLPSDRPRVLLIDELDKSDIDLPNDLLNVLEEGEFGIPELERIADRLPDGEAEVLTDDGTKVTVKGGRVQCAAFPFVVLTSNGERDFPAPLMRRCIHLELGRPDHQRLATFVRAHLGDEAARSGDDLIAHFLERSRSELLATDQLLNAIYLTDAAAPAGRDRLADLLIQRLDRPR comes from the coding sequence ATGAGTGAACCCAGCGAGTGGCTCATCTACCGAGGGGCCGGTGAACCGCACGACGGCATCGAACAGCTGCCGTCCCCGCCACCCTGGCGGGACTTCGCGGCCCGCGAGGCCCCGGACCCCGGCGACGACGGAGCCGGGAGTGACCGGACGGACGGGTCCGCCACCCGACGTCTCGGTGGCCACCGGCACATCGCCGAACTCCACCGGCCCGGCGCCGAAGAACTCGAAATGATCAACGCGGCGCTGTACCTGCGACGCCCGCTGCTGGTCACCGGCAGTCCCGGAGCCGGAAAGAGCACCCTGGCGCACTCCGTCGCCCATGAACTCAGGCTCGGCCGGGTCCTGCGCTGGCCCATCGTCAGCCGGTCCACGCTCCTCGACGGCCTTTACCACTACGACGCGATCGCCAGGCTGCAGGACGTCCAGATCGCCGCGCACGGCGCAGCGGCCGGGACGGTGCGCCACGACGCGTCGGAGAACGTCGGCAGCTACATCCGGCTCGGCCCGCTCGGCACCGCGCTGCTGCCCTCGGACCGGCCCCGGGTGCTGCTCATCGACGAGCTCGACAAGAGCGACATCGATCTGCCGAACGACCTTCTCAATGTGCTGGAGGAGGGCGAGTTCGGCATTCCGGAGCTCGAGCGGATCGCCGACCGGCTGCCCGACGGCGAGGCCGAGGTGCTGACCGACGACGGCACGAAGGTGACGGTCAAGGGCGGCCGCGTGCAGTGCGCGGCGTTCCCGTTCGTCGTGCTCACCAGCAACGGCGAGCGCGATTTCCCGGCCCCGCTGATGCGCCGCTGCATCCACCTGGAGCTGGGCCGCCCCGACCACCAGCGGCTCGCCACCTTCGTCCGCGCCCATCTCGGTGACGAGGCGGCGCGTTCCGGAGACGATCTCATCGCCCACTTCCTGGAGCGGTCGCGCAGCGAACTGCTGGCCACCGACCAGCTGTTGAACGCCATCTATCTCACCGATGCAGCCGCCCCGGCCGGCCGGGACCGGCTCGCCGACCTGCTCATCCAGCGACTCGACCGGCCGAGGTGA
- a CDS encoding PadR family transcriptional regulator has translation MPPVFAHGRLRLYLLKLLDEAPRHGYEVIRLLEERFQGLYAPSAGTVYPRLAKLEAEGLVTHATEGGRKVYSITDAGRAELADRTGELADLELEIRESVSELAAEMRDDVRGAAGKLRSEMRAAAGETRHTSAAGTGAKGDRGSPFGDFGDNEAWRTAKEELRKAKQEWKEQARRAKDESRRAREEAQQARRQAKEAQERAREQMQNAARQVQEHFARGDWPTGVREGLAEITGRLGGFAATGSRPPYVKPDPVDADPEWGKETAGTGDPARDLDRLLDRFRDDIRDAARDRGVTEAQLTEARRHLSTAAAHIGALLRKDTGSKGNGTEGPEASR, from the coding sequence ATGCCCCCCGTATTCGCCCATGGGCGCCTGCGCCTCTACCTGCTGAAGCTCCTGGACGAGGCCCCTCGCCACGGCTACGAGGTGATCCGGCTCCTGGAGGAACGCTTCCAGGGTCTGTACGCACCATCTGCCGGCACGGTCTATCCGCGGCTGGCCAAGCTGGAGGCCGAGGGCCTGGTCACGCATGCCACCGAGGGCGGCCGCAAGGTCTACTCGATCACCGACGCGGGCCGCGCCGAACTGGCGGACCGCACCGGCGAACTGGCCGATCTGGAGCTGGAGATCCGCGAATCGGTGTCCGAACTGGCCGCCGAGATGCGGGACGACGTGCGCGGCGCGGCGGGCAAGCTGCGCAGCGAGATGCGGGCCGCGGCCGGCGAGACCCGGCACACGTCCGCCGCCGGGACCGGCGCGAAGGGCGACCGGGGATCCCCGTTCGGTGACTTCGGCGACAACGAGGCGTGGCGCACCGCCAAGGAGGAGCTGCGCAAGGCCAAGCAGGAGTGGAAGGAGCAGGCCCGCCGGGCGAAGGACGAGTCGCGCCGCGCCCGCGAGGAGGCCCAGCAGGCCCGCCGCCAGGCCAAGGAGGCCCAGGAGAGGGCACGCGAGCAGATGCAGAACGCGGCCCGGCAGGTCCAGGAACACTTCGCCCGGGGCGACTGGCCCACCGGCGTACGGGAAGGCCTGGCGGAGATCACCGGCCGCCTCGGCGGCTTCGCCGCGACGGGCAGCCGGCCCCCGTACGTCAAGCCGGACCCGGTCGACGCGGACCCCGAATGGGGCAAGGAAACAGCCGGTACGGGCGACCCGGCCCGCGACCTGGACCGCCTGCTGGACCGCTTCCGCGACGACATCCGCGACGCGGCCCGGGACCGGGGCGTCACGGAAGCCCAGCTGACGGAGGCCCGCCGCCATCTGTCGACGGCGGCAGCCCACATCGGCGCACTGCTGCGGAAGGACACCGGCAGCAAGGGCAACGGCACCGAGGGCCCGGAAGCCTCCCGGTGA
- a CDS encoding SAV_2336 N-terminal domain-related protein: protein MPDATARHGPDGARGSGPAEPPPGPYDGGLLPALVARLREAGLDPDAEQLCDALWLARWTRRTESPEEGGHAVPSSRTQLSDEGPATPSVRTTDGGARGAGAVPDEDEPVGQGDPAATDRRIALYPVPPADSAPLRDGRREGGGPHGRRRRDATTLTLGVPAAPALPAPLEIQRALRPLQRYRPAVPPLRRTLDETATAELSARAGGLIIPVFRGVSRADALLQFVMDASSSMRVWDVMFGELQRIFGQLGAFRDVQVRYLHRGPDGSCAVSRSPDPAAAPLNSADRLSDPTGRRVTVLVSDCAGPLWHSGRAHRLLHQLARQAPTAVLQPLPQRMWNRTRLPVTYGVLSRGEGLSGAAVLKVTEDVGGVPTARPGSLAVPVLPPVAGALAAWARLLSGTGAGRISGAVGWVRADQPAAPAPRPGDRPSSLQLVSRFRSAASPVAGQLAVYLAAAPLCLPVMQLVQRTMLPDSGPSELAEVLLSGLISRSKGDGAGDGQWYEFAPGVQEALLGPLGRDEALLVLKHCSEYIEQRFGKGGPNFPALAYAQLGDGPRVSSYATDLGRRVQSGESDDSDESGESDGSGGSRVPHPFAEVAARVLERFMPLPEQFALYSDRGGRDAPGRTTHTAVGSARALLRQFDSDSMVQYLIDAVQLLRGATERERYPGADPELWAEYARCVLRLWEVQGGDDLLSEAQNAAERAAAHPGAVRERAVLAKVLHAAADDRRRRGDRRGALALLRRADREYTVACAAPGLDPGEALRLTLERVRALEAQWRLGGDSALLQAAAGMLEAFADVWPDQENRPATLPLAHGRTLLKLAGATVDTEQARVYAEQAARSLRTAFGAGGGRHTLGTEVRILLDLVDALLAAGGEPDEAATLIDQALETVREQRQRAALQTRAGRVRVARYEQLDEPGELVAAAEWFARASRGVPRDSQAHADLLAEWGGTLLRRAELPDGREYIGAAVRVLRDCRTETPSGSARQAERLLMLGRALMLRHRATEDRVDLREAEYLFGLAAREARDPLTAARCWLALGRSHLDASRVLQRPARLDDAAEAFRDAAESARTAEAELESPQQREEAVELGAMANHWRGMTYEKAGRPRAAREAYRAAGLEWRKLPNGGGAAGESTAERLAELER from the coding sequence ATGCCCGACGCCACGGCACGCCACGGCCCGGACGGTGCAAGGGGAAGTGGCCCTGCGGAGCCGCCGCCGGGGCCGTACGACGGGGGCCTGCTGCCGGCACTCGTCGCCCGGTTGCGTGAGGCCGGGCTCGACCCCGACGCCGAACAGCTCTGCGACGCCCTCTGGCTCGCCCGATGGACCCGCCGCACCGAGTCACCGGAGGAGGGCGGCCACGCAGTACCGTCCTCACGCACCCAGCTGTCCGACGAGGGACCGGCCACGCCGTCCGTCCGCACCACGGACGGGGGCGCCCGCGGCGCGGGCGCCGTACCGGACGAAGACGAGCCCGTGGGGCAGGGGGATCCCGCGGCCACCGACCGCCGCATCGCCCTGTATCCGGTACCGCCCGCGGACTCCGCCCCGCTCCGCGACGGGCGGCGTGAGGGCGGCGGACCGCACGGCCGTCGGCGCCGCGACGCCACCACTCTCACCCTCGGTGTGCCCGCCGCCCCTGCCCTGCCCGCACCTCTCGAAATCCAGCGAGCCTTACGTCCCTTGCAGCGCTACCGCCCCGCCGTACCCCCTCTGCGCCGCACCCTGGACGAGACGGCCACCGCCGAACTGAGTGCCCGCGCAGGAGGGTTGATCATCCCGGTGTTCCGTGGGGTGTCCCGCGCCGACGCACTGCTGCAGTTCGTCATGGACGCCTCCTCGTCGATGCGTGTCTGGGACGTGATGTTCGGCGAACTCCAGAGGATCTTCGGTCAGTTGGGCGCCTTCAGGGATGTCCAGGTGCGCTATCTGCACCGTGGCCCCGACGGTTCCTGCGCGGTCAGCCGCAGCCCCGACCCGGCGGCCGCACCGCTGAACTCGGCGGACCGGCTCAGTGATCCGACCGGCCGCCGGGTCACCGTCCTGGTGAGCGACTGCGCCGGACCGCTCTGGCACAGCGGGCGCGCCCACCGGCTGCTGCATCAGCTGGCCCGGCAGGCCCCGACCGCCGTACTGCAGCCGCTGCCGCAGCGGATGTGGAACCGCACCCGGCTGCCGGTGACCTACGGTGTGCTCTCCCGTGGTGAGGGGCTCTCCGGTGCCGCGGTCCTGAAGGTCACGGAGGACGTGGGCGGAGTACCCACCGCACGTCCCGGCTCACTCGCCGTCCCCGTACTCCCACCCGTGGCGGGCGCGCTCGCCGCCTGGGCACGACTGCTCTCCGGCACCGGCGCCGGCCGGATCTCCGGGGCGGTCGGCTGGGTCAGGGCCGACCAGCCGGCCGCGCCCGCACCACGTCCCGGCGACCGGCCGTCCTCGCTGCAGCTGGTCAGCCGCTTCCGCTCGGCGGCCTCCCCGGTCGCCGGGCAGCTCGCGGTCTATCTCGCCGCGGCACCGCTCTGTCTGCCGGTGATGCAGCTGGTGCAGCGGACGATGCTGCCCGACTCCGGCCCCTCCGAACTCGCCGAGGTGCTGCTCAGCGGACTGATCTCGCGGAGCAAGGGCGACGGCGCGGGCGACGGGCAGTGGTACGAGTTCGCGCCGGGTGTCCAGGAGGCGCTGCTCGGACCGCTGGGACGGGATGAGGCGCTGCTCGTGCTCAAGCACTGCTCGGAGTACATAGAGCAGCGGTTCGGCAAGGGCGGGCCGAACTTTCCCGCGCTGGCGTACGCGCAGCTCGGAGACGGGCCGCGTGTCTCGTCGTACGCCACCGACCTCGGCCGCCGCGTGCAGAGTGGCGAGAGCGACGACAGTGACGAGAGCGGGGAGAGCGACGGAAGCGGCGGCTCGCGCGTTCCCCATCCCTTCGCCGAGGTCGCGGCCCGCGTGCTGGAGCGCTTCATGCCCCTGCCCGAGCAGTTCGCGCTCTACAGCGACCGGGGCGGCCGCGATGCCCCCGGCCGGACGACACACACGGCGGTGGGGAGCGCGCGCGCACTCCTGCGCCAGTTCGACTCGGACAGCATGGTGCAGTACCTGATCGACGCCGTGCAGCTGCTCCGGGGCGCAACCGAGCGCGAGCGGTACCCGGGCGCCGACCCCGAACTGTGGGCCGAGTACGCCCGGTGCGTGCTGCGCCTGTGGGAGGTCCAGGGTGGCGACGACCTCCTGAGCGAGGCTCAGAACGCCGCGGAACGGGCCGCCGCGCATCCCGGAGCGGTACGCGAACGGGCGGTGCTGGCCAAGGTGCTGCACGCCGCGGCCGACGACCGGCGGCGGCGCGGCGACCGGCGCGGCGCGCTGGCCCTGCTCCGACGCGCCGACCGCGAGTACACGGTCGCCTGCGCGGCCCCCGGCCTCGACCCCGGCGAGGCGCTGCGGCTCACCTTGGAGCGGGTACGGGCCCTGGAGGCGCAGTGGCGCCTCGGCGGCGACAGCGCACTGCTGCAGGCCGCGGCAGGAATGCTGGAGGCGTTCGCCGACGTCTGGCCCGACCAGGAGAACCGTCCGGCCACACTGCCGCTGGCGCACGGCCGGACGCTGCTCAAACTGGCCGGGGCGACCGTCGACACCGAACAGGCACGGGTGTACGCGGAGCAGGCGGCCCGCTCGCTGCGCACCGCGTTCGGGGCGGGCGGCGGTCGGCACACCCTGGGCACCGAGGTGCGGATCCTGCTGGACCTGGTGGACGCCCTGCTGGCCGCCGGCGGCGAACCGGACGAGGCGGCGACCCTGATCGACCAGGCGCTGGAGACCGTACGGGAACAGCGTCAGCGCGCCGCGCTGCAGACCAGGGCGGGCCGGGTCCGGGTCGCCCGGTACGAACAGCTGGACGAACCGGGCGAACTCGTGGCGGCCGCCGAATGGTTCGCCCGCGCCTCCCGCGGTGTCCCGCGCGACTCCCAGGCCCATGCGGACCTGCTCGCCGAATGGGGCGGGACCCTGTTGCGACGTGCTGAACTACCGGACGGGCGTGAGTACATCGGTGCGGCGGTGCGGGTGCTGCGCGACTGCCGTACGGAGACGCCGTCCGGCAGCGCGCGCCAGGCCGAGCGGCTGCTGATGCTCGGCCGGGCCCTGATGCTGCGGCACCGGGCCACCGAGGACCGGGTCGATCTGCGAGAGGCCGAGTATCTCTTCGGGCTCGCCGCGCGGGAGGCCCGCGACCCGCTGACCGCTGCGCGCTGCTGGCTGGCGCTCGGCCGGTCCCATCTCGATGCCTCACGGGTGCTGCAGCGGCCGGCCAGGCTCGACGATGCTGCCGAGGCGTTCCGGGACGCGGCCGAGTCCGCCCGTACGGCGGAAGCGGAGCTGGAGAGTCCACAACAGCGTGAAGAGGCAGTGGAGTTGGGTGCTATGGCCAATCACTGGCGGGGTATGACGTATGAGAAGGCGGGGCGTCCCCGGGCCGCGCGCGAGGCGTACCGGGCGGCCGGCCTCGAATGGCGCAAACTGCCGAACGGCGGTGGCGCGGCGGGCGAGTCGACCGCCGAGCGGCTGGCCGAGCTGGAGCGCTGA
- a CDS encoding sigma factor-like helix-turn-helix DNA-binding protein, with protein MTEATDLATRAGDRDPRVGLRAVVALRRLLEQLEAVQVRSARVQGWSWQEIAAELGVSRQAVHKKYGRN; from the coding sequence ATGACCGAAGCAACGGATCTCGCCACACGCGCGGGCGATCGTGACCCGCGCGTCGGGTTGCGGGCCGTCGTCGCGCTGCGGCGGCTGCTGGAGCAGCTCGAAGCCGTCCAAGTCAGAAGTGCTCGCGTCCAGGGCTGGTCGTGGCAGGAGATCGCCGCCGAACTGGGCGTCAGCCGGCAGGCCGTGCACAAGAAGTACGGGAGGAATTGA
- a CDS encoding DUF4097 family beta strand repeat-containing protein — protein sequence MPVSTWAITEPQKLTFDEPVTSLNVRIVNGTVNVVGTEEPTARLEISGIEGPPLIVTQEGGTLSVAYEDLPWHGFLKWFDRKEWHRSAVVSLAVPAGSTVEVGVVGAGAFVSGIRGRTDVRGVSGDTTLAGLAGAVRADTVSGNVEAQAVTGDLRFKSVSGDLTVVEGAGASVRADSVSGDMVLDLDPTGKPTDIRLTTVSGEVAIRLPHPADARVEASTASGAVSNGFEDLLVSGQWGAKRITGTLGAGTGSLRATTVSGSIAVLRRPPAEEDPYDAEPTGKVL from the coding sequence ATGCCTGTGTCGACGTGGGCCATCACCGAGCCTCAGAAGCTGACCTTCGACGAGCCGGTGACGTCGCTCAATGTGCGCATCGTCAACGGCACGGTCAACGTCGTGGGCACCGAGGAGCCGACCGCCCGGCTGGAGATCTCCGGGATCGAGGGCCCGCCGCTGATCGTGACGCAAGAGGGCGGCACCCTCTCCGTCGCCTACGAGGACCTGCCCTGGCACGGTTTCCTGAAGTGGTTCGACCGCAAGGAGTGGCACCGCAGCGCGGTCGTCTCGCTCGCCGTGCCCGCCGGGTCGACGGTGGAGGTCGGCGTGGTGGGAGCCGGAGCGTTCGTGTCAGGTATCCGGGGGCGTACGGACGTGCGCGGCGTCAGTGGCGACACCACGCTCGCCGGCCTGGCCGGCGCGGTCCGGGCGGACACGGTCTCCGGCAATGTGGAGGCCCAGGCCGTCACCGGCGACCTCCGCTTCAAGTCGGTCTCCGGCGATCTGACGGTCGTCGAGGGCGCCGGGGCCTCCGTACGGGCCGATTCGGTCAGCGGCGACATGGTGCTGGACCTGGACCCGACCGGGAAGCCCACGGACATCCGGCTGACCACGGTCTCCGGCGAGGTGGCGATCCGGCTGCCGCACCCGGCGGACGCGAGGGTCGAGGCGAGCACGGCGAGCGGCGCCGTCTCCAACGGCTTCGAGGACCTGCTGGTCAGCGGCCAGTGGGGGGCGAAGAGGATCACCGGCACGCTCGGCGCCGGGACGGGATCGCTGAGGGCCACGACCGTCTCGGGATCGATCGCCGTGCTCCGCCGCCCACCGGCCGAGGAAGATCCGTACGACGCCGAGCCGACCGGAAAGGTGCTCTGA
- a CDS encoding Clp protease N-terminal domain-containing protein, with protein sequence MFERFTADARAVVTGAVEQARGTGSRSVTEEHMLLALLDRPGSSRTSFAVTALGLTDRRASVEAALADAARRGGLTKADTDALAGIGIDVTEIVARVEGAHGEGALAGDRKDRRGRSGRPSFNRGAKTVLEKSLRIALGRGDRFIGEEHILLAFTVIPGVVADVLAEHGATHGTVTRALYGDGGAEGQAKAS encoded by the coding sequence ATGTTCGAACGATTCACTGCCGATGCCCGCGCCGTCGTGACCGGAGCCGTGGAACAGGCCAGAGGGACGGGCTCCCGCTCCGTCACCGAGGAGCACATGCTGCTCGCCCTGCTGGATCGGCCGGGCAGCAGCCGGACCTCCTTCGCCGTCACCGCGCTCGGCCTCACCGACCGTCGCGCATCGGTGGAGGCGGCGCTCGCCGACGCGGCCCGCCGTGGCGGACTGACCAAGGCGGATACGGACGCACTCGCCGGCATCGGCATCGACGTGACGGAGATCGTCGCCCGGGTCGAGGGTGCCCACGGCGAGGGTGCGCTGGCGGGCGACCGGAAGGACCGCCGGGGGCGGTCAGGGCGACCGTCCTTCAACCGTGGTGCGAAGACCGTCCTGGAGAAGTCCTTGCGGATCGCGCTGGGACGCGGCGACCGGTTCATCGGCGAGGAACACATCCTGCTGGCGTTCACCGTCATCCCCGGTGTGGTCGCCGATGTGCTGGCGGAGCACGGGGCGACGCACGGGACGGTGACGCGTGCGCTCTACGGGGACGGGGGAGCGGAGGGGCAGGCCAAGGCGAGCTGA
- a CDS encoding CU044_2847 family protein, producing MSDSEARIARIELPDGTPVWARISGAEELRRAPAGSGLSYTDTGFSDFADQVQARVESLQGVVTGVARSLAEPLRAVQPDQVSVEFGIELTAKAGKVVGLLADGEAKGAIKVTLTWNGGGPPVDPPITPQVPAQAAAPATPPIPSAPPAAQAPPAPSAHPVQPDPAPPSPSAGAPTGAPAHPDAAAAADGGGS from the coding sequence ATGAGCGACAGCGAGGCCCGTATTGCGCGCATCGAGCTGCCGGACGGTACGCCGGTCTGGGCGCGCATCTCCGGGGCCGAGGAACTTCGGCGAGCGCCGGCCGGGAGCGGTCTGTCCTACACGGACACCGGCTTCTCGGACTTCGCCGACCAGGTGCAGGCCCGGGTGGAGAGCCTGCAGGGGGTGGTGACCGGCGTCGCGCGGTCGCTCGCCGAGCCGCTGCGGGCCGTGCAGCCGGACCAGGTCAGCGTCGAATTCGGCATCGAGCTCACCGCCAAGGCGGGCAAGGTCGTCGGGCTCCTCGCGGACGGGGAGGCCAAGGGCGCCATCAAGGTCACGCTCACCTGGAACGGCGGCGGACCGCCCGTCGATCCGCCGATCACGCCCCAGGTGCCCGCGCAGGCCGCCGCACCGGCCACGCCCCCGATCCCGTCCGCGCCACCCGCAGCCCAGGCACCCCCGGCGCCTTCGGCTCACCCCGTACAACCGGATCCCGCGCCCCCGTCGCCGTCCGCCGGGGCACCCACCGGCGCACCGGCGCATCCCGATGCGGCCGCGGCCGCTGACGGCGGCGGGTCATGA
- a CDS encoding DUF6104 family protein produces MYFTDRGIEELEKRRGEEEVTFEWLAEQLRTFVDLNPDFEVPVERLATWLARLDDEDEDDE; encoded by the coding sequence ATGTACTTCACCGACCGTGGCATCGAGGAGCTGGAGAAGCGACGCGGCGAGGAGGAGGTCACCTTCGAGTGGCTCGCCGAGCAGCTGCGTACCTTCGTCGATCTCAACCCCGACTTCGAGGTGCCCGTCGAGCGCCTCGCCACCTGGCTCGCCCGGCTCGACGACGAGGACGAGGACGACGAGTAG
- the fxsA gene encoding FxSxx-COOH cyclophane-containing RiPP peptide produces MGELSEPGESAHGSGAGAPEVPGAGVGHEPGALPDLLGLDLEALRTLDHPVLSAVVADLRDRAEQPREMLWGFTNAF; encoded by the coding sequence ATGGGCGAGTTGAGCGAGCCGGGCGAATCGGCGCACGGGTCCGGGGCAGGCGCGCCGGAGGTACCCGGCGCCGGGGTCGGCCACGAGCCCGGCGCGCTGCCGGACCTGCTCGGACTCGATCTGGAGGCGCTGCGGACGCTGGACCACCCGGTCCTCTCCGCGGTGGTCGCGGATCTCCGGGACAGGGCCGAGCAGCCGCGGGAGATGCTGTGGGGTTTCACCAACGCCTTCTGA